Part of the Vanacampus margaritifer isolate UIUO_Vmar chromosome 12, RoL_Vmar_1.0, whole genome shotgun sequence genome, CAAGCATatagagaacatgcaaattccataAAGTTTTACCCGATCTGAGTTCCGAACCCGAGACCTCCTGGCAGTGAGGCAGACGAGCAAATCACCAGTGTACCATGCTGCTAATGTAAGATAAAGATATGAAATGTCAACAAGCCAATctaaaagacagcaaaaattctggAAATTCAGAATTTCCACCATGTTTTGTGGCACACATTTTTACCACAACGCGAGTTAACATGCCTGAGCAAGCATAACAATTGAAAGACATCAATTGTTACAGTTGAAAATGGTTCCTTTCATACTTTCAGTGACCTTTCAGGTTATGCCGTGCATTTGCCAGAGGCATGTTTATTGACTGTACTGAAACTAAGGTTCAAAAAGCCACGTAACAAGCTGCAGAAGAAGTGGCCTGTGCCAAGTTGGTGTTCAAAGTGATCCCCTGGAATGCTTATACTGTTTCTATGAAATTAAGCTAGTAAACAGCACCTGCGTGTGTCAAGGTCAACCTCGTATGAAAGAAATGAAAACTGCCCTTGAGGGAGAATGTTAATGAGTCCagtatggttagggttacactATAGGCCATTTTTTTCAGAGCTGCAAAACTGACATGCTATAATAAGAGTAAACCAACTTAAAAGCTTTGAGGGCAATCTTTCCATTATACAGAATATCATTTTCCATTCAAGCCATGTttactatatacagtatgatggatagaacatttttaatgactttCTTGAAGCTGGAccaaagttcatttgggctgcACAAAATCCAAAAATCTCTGCCTGGTCGGATTACTCAACAGCGCCTCTCCCAGGGGAGCCAGCGTTCATTCTGATGAAGTCATCCTGCTTGACGACAAAGTTCAACAAGTATTTCCTCCTTATCATCTTTTCTAATTTGCAGGGctggtttttaaaaaatcgacaCCAAAtcgtttttccttttcataggccgatatcgattcataaaaccataaatcgTAACATAACAGGTGTTACttgtatgaataaaaataaaatcaatcattaaactaGTTACTGGCTTCACATAATTTAGAATTTAATATTTGCTGAGTTTTCATCATCCCCTTGATATCCAAGAAGAGAGATGTTCTATAAATATTTGATACACTAACATATGTAATGcacatttaaattattgtttacattttactaACAATTATTTGACTAATATTTTTAAGTTGCACAATACGGATTTATCAAATTTCCTAGCTTTTCATTACGATGGTTGTACTGTAAAttccattctttaaaaaatagtattttgGTCGTTTTCGTCCTCCAGGACCTCCATAGAGAGCACGTTAACATTAGCAAACATGTGCCActaaattaacaataataaattatacTGTGCGTCCAACCAGTaatgtgtacaaaaaaagtatacataTTCTCGTAAAAAATGGTTCAGTGAATTCTTTTTATGGGGGAAGTGtaattttataaatacatttggtaGCGCTGTGCATATTTTTATGCTCCATTAAGCTACACTATTTCTACGAAAGAAACGACGCGATGACGTCTATCTGGAACGACGTTAGACCCCGCCCCATTATCGGCGCGCGCGCTGGTGTCTTCAAAGATCGTGAATACAATGTACAGATGCACCAAAGCACTAGCACAGTTACAGACAAAGGCATACGTCGgccaaattattgtaaatttagttttatattccgtgataatataaaataaacacttaTATTGTAACAAAAGCAAACGAGACAGTGAGAATAAAGTTTTTTCTTCCTAtctttttaaaccaagagtgagATATCTTCATCATCCATGTATAAAGCTGTTCTCGCTTGCAACGCAACTTTCCTGCGACTTCACTTGTAAACACACGGGTGTAAACAGCATGGCGATGCAGCGCCAATCGATTAGCACCTAAGAAAAAACTGTCGAGTCTTGTTAATGATGGCGGGGGTTATCCGGAGGCTCGATGAGACGGTTGTCAACCGGATAGCCGCGGGAGAGGTTATCCAGCGCCCTGCTAACGCTGTCAAAGAAATGATTGAAAACTGGTAACTGACGCGCTCTCAGAACCAACAACAAAAGTGTGTTTCCCTCGAGATAAATAAGTGAGTGCATCGTGTGTTTAAATGTTGCAGTCTGGATGCCAAGTCCACCAACATCCAGGTGACGGTGAAAGACGGCGGACTGAAGCTGCTCCAGATTCAGGACAACGGCACGGGAATTCGGGTAGGACACCTGGGTAGTCGCCTCTGTCATTGAAGTCAACATTTTCAAGTGTCTCCCACATTAcgtgtttctttatttttatattttccattTCACCTAATTCTAGTCAAGGCGTGGCCTGTTAATTATATAATTAGagtatatcaatatatatatatatttagaattgCCATAGATCCTGTTCCAGCTCCTGTCATGTTGTTTGGTTTGTGTCTCTTGTCATACATCACTCCAGCTTTCATGAGGCCAAAACAGTACTAACCCAATTGTTTATGTGAAGTGCTGACAGCTCCCTACAAGGCTCCGACCATGACATCTTTATTTGTGTTGCAGAGAGAAGACATGGAAATTGTTTGCGAGCGTTTTACCACAAGCAAGCTGCAGACATTTGAAGACCTCTCTGCCATTTCTACTTATGGCTTCAGAGGAGAGGTAAGTAAGCACTATCAGTTACTAATACATATAAACAATACACTCATATCCCCGCTGTCTGTTTGCAGGCCCTGGCCAGTATAAGCCATGTTGCTCATGTAACCATAACGACAAAGACAGCTGATGCCAAATGCGCCTATAGGTAAGTCACATGTGAAATAGGTTTCTTAATGAGGGCGATGGATGACGTTGCCGCTTCTTTTAACTTGCAGAGGCAACTACAGTGACGGTAAACTAAAAGGCCCTCCGAAACCCTGCGCTGGAAACCAGGGGACACAAATACTAGTGAGTTGAACcggtctttaactcattcactgccatactgtaaattcatttgaactatttctattagtttaacgtttttctacttttgttaacaagattaagaaaactttgattttttttattgtaaatttagaacagatataaaaattgtgattaatcgtgagttaactagtgaagtcatgtgatttattacaattaaaaaatgtaatcacctgacgcccctaatttttaatcatcttttattctttaaaaaaagaatagaaaagattatttaaatttaggggcgtcaggcaattaatattagcaatcgtaattaatcgcatgacttcactagttaactcacaattaatcacaaattttatatctgttcgaaatgtaatttttttgctctaggttttcatactcttgttaacaaaagaaaaaaaaaagttaaactaatagaaatagtttaaaaaaatagaaaaagtgacataaaaaaataaaacaaaaaataattttttgacgtttatagccgtcaatggcagtgaatgagttaaaaacatttacactttattggtatgctttgaatctttatttattcaaattatgCACTCTGATAGTTAAGGATACCAGAAAATCGGGGGGCCGTATTATACAAAAGtatagaggggggaaaaaaaacactttttaaggGTTATTTTGGTGGGGGGACTGTTATTcacggaataaaaaaaaaaaaaaggtgtatatTATATATCAGGGGTAGAATTGAATgattctactgtaaataatcaGCACCCTGAAaagatgtttaaaataaaaaatataattgtttttgttaaaatatgatttaGGCTATTTCAATTGGTTatcggaattttattctgccaaatatcagaatcagcccccaaaaaatccatatcTGTTGGGCCCTAATTTAAAGTtttcagtttagttttagtCCACTTGAATGTGacaatgtttttgttaaaatatgatttaGGCTATTTCAATTGGTTatcggaattttattctgccaaatatcagaatcagcccccaaaaaatctatatCTGTTGGGCCCTAATTTAAAGTtttcagtttagttttagtCCACTTGAATGTgacaatgtttattattgtggttgtagtttgcagttgTGCCGAACTGTACTGCATCTCACTAAAAGCTGTTTCTAATATGCTTAAGTGAGGAGCAAAATTGTTAAACGAgcgtcaatcaaatcattattAGCTTCAGCACGGCCGGACGTTTTCTCTCTCATTAGATTGTTCAGGCGTACCTAAAATTGTGCTTGCTGATAATGTGCTCTCTCCGTGCCCAGGCGGAGGATCTCTTCTACAACGTGTCCACCAGGAGGAAAGCTTTAAAAAGCCCCAGCGATGAGTACTCCAGGATCGTAGAGGTGGTGAGCAGGTGCTGTCGTGAACAACTTCGTCATATCAGAAAGTTAGTTCTGATAACACGTTTTTGTGTATTCAACATTCGGGCTTTTGTTTTCTAGGTATGCCATACACAATTCCGGGAAAAGCTTTTCTGTCAAGAAGGTGAGAGAATAACTTAAgtgaattatatttataattttttttaaaaatacattattttctagCAAGGAGAGACGGTAGCAGACGTGAGGACTTTACCCAATGCGTCAGTGGTGGATAACATTCGAGGAGTTTTTGGCAACGCAGTCAGCAGGTATTAGTCAGTCGAGATAGGAAATACCAAAACTCGAGCCACTGCGCCGCTGACAATCGCTGATGTTCTCAGGGAGCTGATCGAGGTTGGCTGCGAGGACCAGAAGTTGGCCTTCAAGCTCAAGGGTTACATCTCCAACGCCAACTACTCGGTCAAGAAATGCATCATGGTCCTCTTCATCAACCGTAAGTAGCAAGCATACAGGAAGTGTTGCAATTGGGATTGAATGGCGTTTGCGGTCTTGCAGACCGACTGGTGGAGTCGAGTGCGCTGAAGAAAGCAGTGGAGACGGTTTATGCTGCGTACCTGCCCAAAAGCACACACCCTTTTCTTTATCTCAGGTAATGACGTGTTAAAAGAGATTTGGTATGCAATTTTCTTttacaatttaactcattcactgccattgacggctatagacgtcaaaaattcatttgaactatttctattggtttaatttttttttcccatttttgttaacaagagtatgaaacctagaaattattttttttgtacatttagaacagatttgtgattaatcgtgagttaactagtgaagtcatgagattaattccgattacaaattttaatggcctgatgcccttaatttttaaaaatcttttcgtttttttaattttataaaaaaaaaataaaaatgttaaaaacaaaaagattattaaaaattgtgttttggtTTGACCTGATCTCCGCAGTTTAGAGATTGCTCCTCAGAACGTAGACGTGAACGTGCACCCGACCAAGCATGAGGTGCATTTCCTGCACGAGGACAGCGTCATTGAAAGCGTTCAGAAGCACATTGAGGGCAAGCTGCTCGGTTCCAACTCCTCACGCACGTACTTCACTCAGGTACTACTGATTGTGTGGTGGTGTTATGGACTGAATTGATTGAGCAGGACAAAACCTAGTCTCTGAAATACATTGGGTTTTGATCGTATGACTTGAAGCTAAAATGGCTCTGCTACTGTAACATATTTTCCTGCCAGCAAGCTTTTCTGtcaagagccattttaggcaaaataaattattggcGGCTGCAccttaacagaaaaatatgcagcatctaATCCGGAGAGATTtgttttcttctacctttttgttttccattttttgtttaaaaaaaaaaaaaaaaagaacgaagaaagacttttctgactttcttgattagaataataattaataatattaatagagAGGCACAATTTTCTACCTAtccttcctttttggacattttatgttttatttttattttttttgtaactttttttctgcctttgttgctatcaattttctgacattttgggcaattttgtgaacattttatggtagttttctggatttcttttatttttgaaaaatttatagttatttttgaatgttttcttttttttgttaaaaaaaatctgacttttttggtaagtacatttattgtaattttttgcttttctttctttttggacatttgatgtctttatttttatttatttttaaacttttttctgcctttgttactatcaattttctgacttttttgttaattacatttattgtattttttttgcttttcttcttcctttttggacattgtctttttatttttatttttacttttttctgcctttgttgctatcaattttctgacatttttggcaattttgtggatattttatggtagtttttgggatttcttttatttgtggacacaattactttttgaattttttccttttttgtttttaaaaaaagagactttttttggtaattacatttattgtattttttgcttttctttctttttggacattttattgtcacttttttccATCTACCTTTCGCctgtctttttctgacaacgtAAAAATTTGgattctgacatttttaaaataattaattctttttttttatttagtgattaactaatttaaataatatttgatcaaaaaaataaatatgtaaaaaaaaaaaagaaagaaaaaaagaaacatttctaCTAATGTTTTCAGAGAGCCaaaggagagggactaaagagccacatgtggcgcTAAAGCCGcaagttgcagacccctggtgtagagaaataaacttgccttgctttgtttttgcacagaCATTGCTGCCCGGCCTGTCTCTGTGTGGCGCAGGTGAGGTCAAATCATCCAGCGGCGCGTCCGAGTCGGCCGAGCGTGTCTACGCGCATCAGATGGTGAGGACCGACTGTCGTGCTCAGAAACTGGACGCCTTCCTCCAGCCAAAGGAGAAGCCGCTTCCCCAGCCCGAACCCGCCGGGCAGAGCGGCGCCGATTCCGAGCCCCAAACCGCCGAGCCGGATGACGTGGACATGCTTGAGGTCCTGGACCAGATGGAGGCAGAGCTGCCTGAAAGTGAGAAGGAGAGAAGCGAGGAAGTGCAAAGGTGACTTCCTCCCTTACTGTGCGGGATTAGATGGCTAGCTGAAGCTGAACACCTGATTGCTACTATTAGTGGATTTATATCGCCCCCAACTGGCCTAAATAATTACTACATGAACTTATAAACACCAGGAAGCGTCCCAGGAAAGAGCAGGAGGCAGAGGAGGAGACGGAAGAGGCACAAGAGGAGGACCTGACGGCTGCAGCCACGCCCAAAAGGCGGGTCATCAAACTAAACAGCATCAAAGAGCTGAGAGGCGAGATTAGCGACAACGCACACAAAGGTACAAAGATGCTACAGTGAACTAGCGCCTCATTCgcgcgattaactcattcactgcaaaaattaatttgaactatttctattagtttaacatttttttcccactttagttgaaaattttgattttttttattgtacataaaattaaaaactttaatcgcctgacgcaccgaatttttaatattttctttctttttattttttaaatttatttcattcactgccgttgaaggctataaacgtcaattagtaaaaaaatgtttagcatttttttccacttttgttaacaagagtatgaaaacctagaatttttttattgtacatttagaacatagaatttgtgattaatcgtgagttaactaatgaagtcctgtgattaattacaatttaaaaaaaataatctcttgCCACTAatattttataatctttttttaaaaaatgaatttatggcagtgaatgagctaaaaataaataatttatataatcTAGAAATCctcttttaaatttatttatttttttatagaaaattgtaattgaaaggtaagtcaaccccaaaattgtcTTTATAATAATGCACGTACCCCCCCACTaggcattctgattattattgtgtttgtagaatatgacttaagcagcaaaatccacccatttttatccatctcagtgggcgttttatccattttatcacttgctgtcgactgaaaatgacatttgctcagggctcaagtagcaaccaatcacagctcagcttgcaaagacaggtgagccgtgattggtcgtcgcctgagcatctgtgatgttatcttcaatcgacagcaatggacaaaatggccgccccctgagatggattaagaaaaaaggtggattttgctgcttaattcacattccacaaCTTGCAATATTACACTCTGttatatgatataattttaaagaaactttttgggttgacttttccTTTAAATCCCACTTGagccaagacaaaataaattggTCTCCTATGTGCCTCCAGGTCTTCAGGAGATGCTGCAGAATCACTCGTTTGTGGGCTGCGTCAACCCACAGTGGACTCTGATCCAGCATCACACGAAACTCTACCTGCTCAACACCACAACCCTAAGGTTAGTCACTCACACACAATTACCAAACCTTTCGTTTAGCTAACGCGCGATTGTCCTTGCTGCAGCCAGGAGCTCTTCTACCAAATCCTCATCTACGACTTTGGGAACTTTGGTGTTCTCAGACTATCAGTAAGTGGCAAGTGATCACATttggatgtttttgtgtgtttttttttttttaaacggaccTTTGTGGGATTCTAGACGCCAGCTCCCATTTACGAGCTGGCCATGTTGGCTCTGGACTCTGAGGAGAGCGGCTGGACTGAGGAGGATGGACCTAAAGAAGGCCTGGCTCAGTATATTGTGGACTTCCTGAAAAAGAAAGCGGAGATGCTGGAGGACTATTTCTCCATAGAGATCGATCAGGTTGAGTTTCATTCAGTCACACGCATTTGTGATGCATTCATGTGGTGACAGTTTTTGTGTGCCGCAGGAGGGCAATTTAAGAGGACTGCCCTTGTTGCTCGACAAGTACACACCTGTCATGGAGGGTCTGCCCATGTTCGTCCTCCGCCTGGCAACAGAGGTGATGGCCTAGTCGTTGAAGGCTCCTCAGCGAGATGCTCATGACAGCACCTTAAGGCTTTCGCTTTGTCATGCAGGTGAACTGGGACAGCGAAAAAGACTGCTTCCGAGACTTGGGCAAAGAGTGCAGCGCGTTCTACTCAATGAGGAAGCAATACATTCTGGAGGCGGAGCCCGGAGAGGGGCAGGTCAGAGGACACGAGATGCTTGTCAACACGTGTAGCTTAAAGGTCATcattgatctatttttttttggtcacgtCAGGATGCAGAGCTGAACTCGTGGCGATGGAACGTCGAGCACGTCCTCTGCAAGGCTTTCCGTTCGCTCATCAGTCCTCCCAAACACATGAGTGAGGACGGCACGGTGCTGCAGATCGCCAATTTACCGGATCTCTATAAAGTGTTTGAGAGGTGTTAGATAACTAGAAATCACAGTTTCACTTTGTGTAGCTTTTTGTATGTTGTTGCCATTAAATTTATTCTTTGTACGTGTTTTACTCAAGCGACGTTCAAGGAGGCAGAATGGAAGACTTTTAGGGCATTTATTCAACATTGTTTATATCCAGCCTTGAATTCACTAGTAGGCTCCTTGTCATTACTGgtaagacaattcagcgcaCTAGCAGAATTAGCCTTATTGGTTTTTCTCCCCTATAAGTTAGCTTACTAGTGAGAGCAAACTAGCACATGGACCTTAAACTGGATATCAAATGAATGCTCAAATGGATTCCCATAAGGTAGAGACCCTGGTTCTGAGCAATCTGAagttaaacctttttttttttttttggtctgaaaCCGCCTAAATTCGTCATGACATGTTAACATTCCACGCCCAAATAGTCACTAGCATAGTGGGCGGAACTTTCACTTGGGTTGTAATGGCACTATAAGGGTGGAAAATCATGGGCAATTTCAAAGTTTCCAccatagggggggggggggggggggggtcaatgaCTGCACACCCTAAGCAAAGACCTCAACTACTCGAGTAACaggcctgttaaaaaaaaataataataaaaagtacagGTTACACAATTCTGtaaattacacatttattttcaagaaatcttttaaatatttgacaaaaaagtgAAGGAAACTGCAGCAATTGGCTGGCTATATTTTCCCATCTGCAcctgtttaaatatatattgtaccACCAgttaaaacaattcttgtttGATGGAGAAGGCACTTAACTTGTGTGAGGGAAGCTGGAAGGTGCAGGGCCAGAGCAGCTTGTGACAGTCCTTTAAAAAGCATCATTCATGCAacttagtcaaaaaaaaaaaaaaaagaacagccaAGCACCCAGCCAGCCTTAAATCATGTGAATAAAATGTTGCAGAACAAAAATGAAACTAGAAATTTCCTCACATGTATCTCCCATTGATTTTACAGTTCGTTACATTTGAGTCTTGGCAACTGCCGGCTGGGACGAACCAAAACGTTTGGTTTGCAAAGAAATGCAGCTCTGCTCATTATTTTGTCCATTTGCGCAGTTGAGTGCTACACGTGTTGAAGTGTCGGAGCTTGGAGCGCACGCGTGCTCCGGGCGCTACTTGGCGGTGCATTTTTAAGGGCAAATGTGGTGATGCCGCCTTTGCCTCACTGCTGGGAGAGGAGAGCGTTCCTGTTGGCCTTCATCTTTTCCAGCCGCTTGACGAGGTGGTTGTTGGTCATCTCCATCTCTTCGTTCTTGTCCAAAGCTGTGCGCAGCTGCCGGGCGACAACAAAGCGGATTACACACGCCATACGAAAATGAAATGACCACCTTGTGTACGctgcagtgattctcaaagtgaagtacgtgggctccctctagtggcaagTGAAAGATTCACTGAATTATATGCTCAAAATGCATATTGCAGtggctttttaaatttattttaaaatccaaTACCTTCTCagctgtatttaacttttaaactatatatatatatatatatatatatatatatatatagctaaaagaaaaacatttgatcCTAGTTTCCCAGACAAGTTAACTAAAATGTTTTCAGCTGCTGTCACTAGTTGTAGCCGGTTTCCCTTTTTGTGAAATTCGATTCCTATTAAGT contains:
- the mlh1 gene encoding DNA mismatch repair protein Mlh1, with translation MMAGVIRRLDETVVNRIAAGEVIQRPANAVKEMIENCLDAKSTNIQVTVKDGGLKLLQIQDNGTGIRREDMEIVCERFTTSKLQTFEDLSAISTYGFRGEALASISHVAHVTITTKTADAKCAYRGNYSDGKLKGPPKPCAGNQGTQILAEDLFYNVSTRRKALKSPSDEYSRIVEVVSRYAIHNSGKSFSVKKQGETVADVRTLPNASVVDNIRGVFGNAVSRELIEVGCEDQKLAFKLKGYISNANYSVKKCIMVLFINHRLVESSALKKAVETVYAAYLPKSTHPFLYLSLEIAPQNVDVNVHPTKHEVHFLHEDSVIESVQKHIEGKLLGSNSSRTYFTQTLLPGLSLCGAGEVKSSSGASESAERVYAHQMVRTDCRAQKLDAFLQPKEKPLPQPEPAGQSGADSEPQTAEPDDVDMLEVLDQMEAELPESEKERSEEVQRKRPRKEQEAEEETEEAQEEDLTAAATPKRRVIKLNSIKELRGEISDNAHKGLQEMLQNHSFVGCVNPQWTLIQHHTKLYLLNTTTLSQELFYQILIYDFGNFGVLRLSTPAPIYELAMLALDSEESGWTEEDGPKEGLAQYIVDFLKKKAEMLEDYFSIEIDQEGNLRGLPLLLDKYTPVMEGLPMFVLRLATEVNWDSEKDCFRDLGKECSAFYSMRKQYILEAEPGEGQDAELNSWRWNVEHVLCKAFRSLISPPKHMSEDGTVLQIANLPDLYKVFERC